acaaaacagaaatcaacCTTGTAGAAGAACAGCTGCAAGGAATATGAACTTCTAGAAACACTGAACACTTAAATAATCTCGGAAATACTGAGTTTTCCATCCTGTAGAAAATTAGTACGAGcccatttctttcctctttattaCAGTACAACCTTGCTTGTAAGTATTTGTAGTATTGCACGTGGTaaatttttctaaagaaaatattggGCTTCAGTTTTCACTGTTCGATTCTATACCAAAGATCAAGTAGTTCATCAATGTTTGTCAGCCTTGTTCTCAGAGCAAACTGTTTCCATCCATACGTGATGTCGTTCAAACGTCAGAAGTAGAAAAAGTCTATATACAGCATACAAACTATATACAGCACAAGCCACGTCTTCGACATTCAGAAAAAGATGCATACAAAACTAGTTCCCCCAGCACCGCATGATGCAAGGGTTAATACTAAGGGCATCATTTCTACCTGCCACAAACTTCATCACACAACTGCGTAAGTATATAACATCTTTTGAGCCATTCTGGTATTTCCACTGCTGTGATAAATAAGTGACAAGTTAAAGGCAGTATCTCTTCTCAAGTCTGTCTGATCGGTTTCTATTCCctgtaaaaataatgaaaagttaTCTATATGCAAAGATGGTTTAAAAGTAAACTTAAGTGGCTGTTAGAGTGCAATCTATTCACATATTACTGGTTTATGCAGACACTCAGGTGCATAGAAACTAAAGCAGTATTTCTTGTGCCATCCTTTCATAATGAGTTTCCACCTGCTGATAATCACTGAAGAATTGCACTTGTGATATACTCAAAATATTAGCTGTAAATTAGTAGCCAAATCATAAAACAGTAAAGTATTATGCAAATTTGTATTTGTAGGTAACATATTTGTTTCTACAACCAGAATACgaatgctgctttatttttcacgCCATCAAAATAATGCTGCTTTGAACTCACAATATCAACTATCACCAACCTTTTTTCATTTACCAATCTTTCCCATTGTAAGTTTTCTACCTGCTCATGCCAAAGCTAGGCAACAAACTTCCAGTCACAAATTACTGCACGCAATATAGATTAAGTTCAGCTATTCAGGTAAAGTTTGGCAAACCTTTTTTTTGCTGCTAATGCAAGCCTATTAGTAAATCCCTCACAATGTATGTCTTTGAAATTAACACACGCAGAACTGCGTAACAGGTAACACTCAGATCTGGGTTTTCAGTGTCAGAATTCCAACACGAATTGTTCTCAACTACACAGATCCTAAGTACTTAACTATGGCTGAGAAATTAACATTGACCTGACATTATGCAGCTCACAAAAGATACGGTACCTCCAAGGTGAGAGGAGGAAGCTCAAGTACTTTTTGGTAATAGTGGATTGCCAGATGCAGTAGCCCCAGCTGGTGAAGGCTGCGGCCAAGGTTGTAGAAAGTTTCTTGACATGGTCCACGTAGGTCCAAATAGCGGTGAAGGAAAGAGAATCCCTGTACACATTTTACGCACATGATAAATGTTCCCATTAAGAAGATAACCATAAAACATACTGGAAAAAAGGTGTTATAATGTGCGTGTGGTCTGGTCTAAGATTGTCTAAGATTTATATGatgctaataaaaatgaatggcaTTAGACCAGAACTATCtccagtaaaaacaaaaagaaaagataaagatacaatattatattaaaaagcagtgttttgctttACATTGAATGAGTCTTGTGGGAAGCTTAGGAAGAATAGGTAGAAGAGAGgaattcagaagagaaaaaattggAGCAGAGTTTTTCATCCTCTCCTGTGCAGAAACTtacatttctttccattaaTGCTTTGGAATGTGCTGGTTCCATTGCTAACAGTGGCCTTTCTTTCAGCAATTGTGTTGGTAGACAGAGAAGATAGCTCTGTCAACGTGAGGAATTAGTTCAGAAACTAGCAGCTAATGATCTTGCTTTATGTCACTAGTGTGTTTCTGTGGCTGAATTATTAATCAACTACAATAGGATCACGAGAGGATGTAAAAATAAACTGTCATAAAAGCAAAtactgagagagaaaaacagggaaaagtATCACCAGAGGGTAACGTAAGTAGAACACCAATGTTCTATGTCCAAAAGGAGAACGCAGCATCCATATAAGAAAGGCAATCTGACTACAGAAAGAAGTGGCTGAACATATTAAAATTAGGCCAAAGTTTGAAAACTTAAAATACTCTAAGTTGGATACTAAGATAATTGGTCTTCTTTTAGAGAGATCTGCAGCTTTTGTCACAACCTAAGTAAAAACTAAATTCTTAACAGGCTAGAAATATATGAGAGCTTAAGGTCCTAACTACATTCTGCTGACTCGGAGCTTGGAGGCCACAGGAGTTAAAAGGAATTTCAATGCTGAAGGAGAGTACAGGGAATGACTTTCAAGATTTCATTTGGGCATAATCAGCCTATGGTTTGTAACTGCATCtggcagatgaaaaaaaatatgaataagcAAGCTGAAAATCTGAGGGTAGCCTAAATTGGAGCTTGCGAGATCTTTGCAATGAGAGCTATATAGAGGCACCAAAGAGAGGAAGACAAAAAGatgacagacaaaaaaaaaaaaaacaaaccacatttAATGCCTTCTAAGTCTGGAAAGTTTTAAGAAAACCATGGAGTTTGAGACATGTCCATTTAGGGTATGTGGCATAGATTCTACTCTGCAGCACCTCTTCAAAGCTGAATAACAAgtttaacaaagcaaaaagaaaataagaaataaaatccaaTGTATAGCCATCGAGACTGGAATTAGTAATGTTTCACAAACATTGGTGTCTAACGTAACcactgtgtaaaaaaaaaaaacaaaaaaaaaacacaaacagaacaagCTACCTTTAGGTAAGAGAAGATGAGATTCAGCCAAAATAGAGTTCAGAAGCATACTCATCTGTATTTGTGTTTCACCCTTTTGAAATGCTGTATTAATTAGGAACCGTTATTTACACACAACATGTTGCAGTCCCACCTGTCTATAAACACAAAGCCAGGACACACTACAGGTAAAAATCATCATACTAATTTACCTGTACCAGAAGAGCATGCCTTTTCAATACGTATTTCTGAGAAGCCATGTGGATGAAGGTTAAGCCAATACAAAGACTGTAGAGAGGTTCATCTGGGTTTGCACGAAAGGCTTGCACGTACTGTcctaaaagcaaacagcaaatttAAAGTGtgagctaagaaaaaaaataacagttgaATATTCTTACCTAAaaatatacatgaaaaaaaaaaataccactaaGAAATTGTTACATTTTCAGCACTCCGTGGGATTCTGAAGGAAGATTACAAGCTGTGAGGTAAAACCGTAAACAAAAAAGTATCAggcacagaaagcaaacaaggtCCTTGCTAGGATTTATATCTTGAATGTGTGGAGAATTAATACCGCATGCAACAGACAGGTTTTGGAAGTACAGTTTCTTATTTTGGTTAAGCTGTCTGTTTATGCAGTTGAAATAAAGACACAGAAAAGAACAATTATTCCCCAATATactaaatacagaaaaacaaactgaacaaatttttaaaaaagcattatttaaaaGCATTGAAAAGATAAATGACACAGTGACATATTACTGTCTCTAGCACAATGTGACCCTTTGGCCATGACTAAGGCTTTCATGCAttacagtgaaaacaaataattgtTGCTACTAAACATCAATAGAACACGCATCTCCATCTCCAACACATCTCCATTATGACTTGGAGGCATCTTAAAACAACAGGCTTACTTCCAAGGCGTGTTTAAGATGTCCAGTCAACATTATTTGCTATTTAAATTATTCTGGTTTTGTCTTTCCTCATCTTTATTACCATTAGCCCTCTATTATCTTTACAAGTTGGTTATCTTTGCAATGCATACtaaacttggaagaaaaaaaaagtcagcttaACTCTTATTAGGAAAACTGCACTGATGCTTTGATTTGGTACAACACAATCAAACTATCAGGTTAATACTATGAAGCCATACAGAACTTTCTGATATATGAAAAAATGACTGTTTcttccataaaaaaaaagaaaacaaaaaacagtataCACTTGTATTTGTTAAAATTAGAAGATTAATGACATTACCAAGAGCATGTTTGAAGCTGCCAGATACAAATGCATTGTGCCCATTTAGGACACACAGTGCATGATTATCCGGATTTTTCAGCATTAAGCGGAGACAAAAGCGATGGTGACGGACATCCTGAGATTGCATAGTAACTTGATTGAAGATGTTCCACAGCTGAGGTTTATTGACATTTTCCATTACCATTATTCTATAGAATGAAAAACATACAAGAAATTAGTAAATGCTACACAGTAAATAGTACACCTACAATAAAAACAGCTTAAGTGACTGAGGGAAAGCTGGCGATGAAAGACAGAACCAAGGGTTTTAGACTAATCAAATGACCTACTGCATTATACGTTATTTTGTAATCAAAGGCCATCAGAAACTCCTCCTGCTTCAGTAGGCTTATCTGTTTCAGGGAAAGCTGGAAAGCACTAACCTACCTCCTTCAGAAATCCAGCAGTATGATTACAGCCTTGGAGGAAGTAATTAGAGAACAGATTGTTCTGCCTTCTCAGTTCCCTACCTGATATAATTGTatgcttttctgaagttcttGTCCAGGATTGCAGCGGAAAGCCCAAAGTATTCCAGCTCCTTGCGCTTCTGTCTGTCATCGTAAAATGAATAATATTCTAATGAGGAATCTACTAGTAGCTCAGCCTCCTTGTACCGGGAGAGGTCACACAGGGAATATATAGCCTTCAGGAGAAGGTTCCACCAGTCATCCTTTGTCAAAACACTCGTGAGAACAGCAAAAATCGCTGAAAATATGGAAGACAGTAAGTCAAGAAAATtgaaacaagagagaaaatctttaaaaaaaaaaaaagcacacaaaaacaTGCACACATCAAACTGATCTTTTAAGAAGTCTCAGCGTTAACTGGCAAAATAAATcattcactttttcttcctctgtttaaGAGCAGTTTATAAAATGCAAGCAGAAAACAGGCAAAACTGGAAACAAATGATAAGAAATACGTTTTGAGTTGTGAACACAGCACAGGAATGCATTAAAGTTattcttcttcatctttcaaACAGTGCTTAAGAAACTGTAGTCTGGTTCAACTAAGTCTGTTCAGTTCAATAATCAGATGGCTCTTAAAAGAGATATAACATACATATTTCTGCGATTTTCTAGAGCTGCATGCATTGTGTCTTTGTGCTGAGAGGAATGCTGGGACCATATGGTTTCTATATGTCCTTCTCTACCTAAATTATTcagtaattttattatttttctctaaatgaGCTTGTTCCCTGAAGCTATATTACCTCACATTTGCTGCCTTCCATGTCCTAGAAATATGACGACGTTTGCATGGATTTAGCATGCAAAGTAGtaacatttgtttcattttcaagatAAAGCAGTTAAtcttcttgctttgtttttaataaacatttgtTACCTTTCGCATCACAATTTGCTGCCTCCTGATCATCGTTGTCGGAAATTTTATTCCTCGGCACCTTTATAAGGTAGAGGTGTCTCTCTCCAGACTTGGAGCTAGATATCAAACACACCTGAGCTCTGCTCATTGCAACCTACAGACAAATTTAAAGGCAGCATTTCAAATCACATTAATAAATCCTATCTCAGATACAGTGTTATGACCATGCTCATACGGCCCACTAAAACAGTCTGCTGCTTAGAAATGCCACAACAGAGCAAGATCACACAAGATAACATTCCCAATAGGTATATCATCTCTGAATTGTCTCATACTTCACCGCAAACTGGGCTATgcagaaaaaagacagaaactCTTCCAATGACTTTAAGACTTCTCCTGGGATTGGAACATCCCTGTGTATATTCAAAACAGAACTGTTTGTGCAGAACAAAAAcgacaccattctgtcagtaCCAATTCTAGAAGTATGTGGATGGTCAGCTGTTCAGTCAGTGTAATAGAACGGATATGGCTCAAATCAAATGGATAGAATCAAGGCTTAAATATTCCCCTCCCTCACCTTTGaatgaaagaagggaaaataacGAAGTAACACGGATAACACTGCTGTATTTGTTAactaaataaattcttccttgCTCATTAAATAACATGATAGATTACATAATTCAAAATGAAGTTATTAATATACAATCTAGTATCTAAATAAAAGTAGATCTGAAAAAAGCATTATGTTGACTTCTAAATAGGTAAGAAGCAACTTTAGTACTTGGATGTTCTCCGTATGTTCAGAAATAGGGAGCTGAAATCAGTGTATTGAGAATTATACTCACAAATGATGCTCTATTCTGAAGAGCAAACAACAACATTGTTACAGGCCCCAAGAATTAGTAGGCTCTCTGAAGGATTTCCATCCAATAAAACTATGAAAATACTTGCATATCAAAACCACTACTTTTCTTCCTGAGCTTGTTTGTCCCTTGTCTTAACTCAACTTGTAGCTGTCCAGTTTGCTAAAGCATAACTGCAAAGACAGGCTTACCTTCAACAGCATTGCCAGCATTGTCAGTAAAGTGTCTATGTAACCGTACGTTTTGCCTTGGGAATACAACAGTGTAGAACGATGGAGGAGTAACTTTAATTCCTAGGTAACACCAAATATCATTATTCAACCATTCACAAAGAATTTATGAAACAAACAGTTATTAACACAACACAGAATTAAAAGAATTGtaaaatctgttaaaaaacTGCACGTGTCAATCTCTGGTCCTACACCTTTGAATGATTAACATCAAAGATGATTAACATCTTTGAATACTACCATAGTCTGTCAAATACCATATCCTAAActggaagcaaagaaaacaccTTGCTCACCTGCTGGGCAGCATTAGCATCCTGAGCCAGTGTATCTGGATCATACATTTGTTCCAGAGCCTCCAGAGCTTTCTCAGGCCGGCCGAGTTGCTGCTGTAGTGTTGAAAGTGAGATTCTTGCATCCAGATGCAATGGAGCAAGATCAACAACCTTAGCATAGCTCTCTGCGGCACGCTCCATGTGTCCCAAAGCCTTCAAGCACTCTAGATATACCATACAAAACACCGacttaaatggaagaaaaagaagattaaatGCTAGGAAAATAGTTAACATACTTTCCAGATGCTCTTCCAGTTAAAACTACTCAATACATGTATTATTAAagtgaaaatattcagaaataagcACTGATGCATCTATAGATCCACTTCAGCATCAGTTGATACAAAATGGAATGCAGAAGAGATGCTGTTCatttagatgaaaataaagtATTCATAGCTGAAGGTAATTTCAGTCTGTAACAAAGACAAAACCCTCACGGCAGGGTTGTCATAGAAAACTCCAGTTATAGTTTTGCAAAGAAATTATTGTTCAACACGCACATCTAAATTCCAGTGATCTTAGATAAAGCTCCCTGGAAATACTCAGCACTGTGCTACCATCTCTTAGTACCACGTTTTCAGCAGCCCCCCCCTTAACCTGCATGCCGAAGCCAGACGACAGCCAAATTGTATCGTTCAGAACAGACGAGGGCACTCAAGAGAGGCAGGGCTGAGTTGTATTCTCCAACATCCAGAAATGCCTCTGCAACATCCAAATACAAGTCACCCATTTCTTCCGGATTTTGTTCCACCAGAGTGGTCAAAAGAGGctttaaaagcaagcaaacaaaatactAAAACCCACAAATAGTCACCAACAACACTGCTTTAAGATCTGCTTTTGGAAGCTCCTTTTTATGCTATAATTTTTATGCAGTTTGCATTTTGAGCCATACTTCTTTCACTTCAATATTACtttagaagtgaaaaataaagatttgaatttcacagctgctgaaaAAGCCACATTTTACTATTCCAGACATTTTACATCCTACTCATCCATACCTTTCATAAGAACATTAAGATTTTTTAGGGCTTGAAAACAAAGTCAAGGTATGTTCCTTAGTATTCCAGACTTGGTAGCGTGGTCCCAGGCCTAACATAGCCCACAGTCTTTCATTTACTGTCCCTTGGAAATATTTCCAGCTAAAGGCATAAcataaaaggacaaaaataacatttctacTACTAGAGGTTTGGTAGGCATTTGTCTTGGAGTggcaggaaagcaaaaagaatccCCAAAGCCCTCTCAACGACCTCAGTCATatgaagacaggaaaaaaataatttgctttgttAATTTATCCTGTCTTCTGAGTTTGTTTCTACTTACGCTGAGAGGCTCTAGGATATTCAAGTGTACCAAGCACACCATCAGCTTGACTGTGATGTCTATGGGAACCCCTTCAGGTATACAGCAGCTAACTTTCTCCAcagctgtggaaagaaaaaattttcTCTGAGCCCTTAAGCTTTAACAACCATTTCACAGAGCCCCACATCCTCTCCAGACTATGGTGAGCTACAAAGAGAAGAATACTCAGACTCTAGCAAATGTTGGTGTAGGcctgctctcttcccttcttttatAACTTATCTGATAGCTGGAAGAAGTTATTTCTCATCTCTCTGATCCTTACCATTTTATCTGAAATATCAAGTGCTATCAGAGTCTGCACTGACTTCAACAGCAGGATCTGCAAGATGTGTTCAGTGTTCCCCTTTTGGGCTTGTTTTGTAAAGCTTTTCTTTAGCAATATAGGCACCCGTACCCTCTTCTCCTGCCTTTCTCTAGGAAATATCCAGTATTAAGCTATTTTTCCCTATTAAACTAAGTGCTGTGTACGAAGGACCTGGCTGTGCATGTATACAGTTAGATACAGATAACTACAGAACATTATGTTACACACAGCACAAATGCAATCTGATGAGAATGAAAGCATGAGTGCTAGCAAACTGGTACAAACTTTCCTATTGCATTTCCTGCACATCCAGTCACTACACATCCAAAGCACTCTGTTCAAGTTTTCCTTTACCTTAATCCTTATACTGAACATTTAAAGGGTGACCATTAAAACCTGATAAAATAGTGATTTCCAACTTAAGGCTTTCCTATGTATGACCTTGTACATCCACATACAGTTACAGCAAATCACAGTGTGCAGATTAATTCATCATTCTCACCCAGCACGAAAGTGACCATTCACCTACTGGTAAATTCacatagaaataaagaattttattttcaaactggGTAAGTCCTGGGAGAATGTTTTGACTTTGGTGGCTGGATGCGTGAACAGTAAATTCTGAGTAAAGACGACAGTATGCAAGGAACCTTTCCTGGATCAAGCCCTATTTCCCTACTGCTAGAAAATCATGATTTTGCTATGATTCCAACCTGATTCCTGAGTATATGATCAGTTCATAGATTTGTACCAGATTTGGCAACTCAGCTACTTACCTGCAGCGCTCGATTCAGCAGCCGGATCACCTTGGTTGTCAGTCACTGCCTCCTGGCTTTGCTCAGTTTCTACCACTGCTGCTGCATCATCTTAAGGGAAAGAGATTACCCTTAGTAGCACCAGCTAAGCCAAAAATTACTTAATTGTGAATACCAGTCAAGTGTGGATTATACCTATGATGGGTTTGGACTCAATTACCAAAACAACTGTCCTGTTCAATTACAAAACAAACTGCTACAGAGCTGGCATGCTGGGTCACTTCACAGCCCAAACAGAAGCATCTTTAGACTCGAGCGATGGTTTTCATGAAACAGATTTCTTAAAGAGGACGTGTTTTATTAAAGTCAAAATTGCAGACAAATACCCCTAGATATTTGTGTATcacaacatttaaatgtttagGAAAAGTAGTATAATTTACAGAATATTAGTTTCAGGTCAAAGTTTGATATTCTTGAGAATAGATAACACAAAGTTTATCCaactttttttcagaagttatttAGCTAGCAGAAATAACTGGCCTGACATTATCACTCAGAGGAATGTTTAGAACTTTAAAAGGCCCCCAACTGCAGGGAAGATAGTCCTTGTCTCTAATGAGTCACCAGGGCTAACTGAACATCAGAGTAACTCCTCAGAGAACATTGAGGTCATGCAATGTAACTCATTAAAGACACTGAAGAGTTTCAAAAGTGAAACTCTCTGTTAATATGCGTCAAAACATAGCCATGAGTTGAAAAggtaatggaaagaaaaatgtcacaccagatgaacagaagaaaagcgTCATATTAGATGAACAGAAAGGTCCTACTAACCTGGTTGTTAACTActtaccttttttc
Above is a genomic segment from Meleagris gallopavo isolate NT-WF06-2002-E0010 breed Aviagen turkey brand Nicholas breeding stock chromosome 7, Turkey_5.1, whole genome shotgun sequence containing:
- the GTF3C3 gene encoding general transcription factor 3C polypeptide 3, which translates into the protein MIGENEDEEEEEEEEEEEETAEQPTAGDVFVLEMVLNRETKKMMKEKRPRSKLPRALRGLMGEANIRFARGEREEAILMCMEIIRQAPLAHEPFSTLAMIYEDQGDMEKSLQFELIAAHLNPSNTEEWVRLAEMSLEQDNIKQAIFCYAKALKYDPTNVRYLWERSSLYEQLGEHKLAMDGYRRILNLLSPSDGERFMQLARDMAKSYYEANDAASAIEIIEEAFNKHQSLVSMEDVNIAAELYISSKQYDKALAVITDYAGIVLERKASEKSPAEEKKDDAAAVVETEQSQEAVTDNQGDPAAESSAAAVEKVSCCIPEGVPIDITVKLMVCLVHLNILEPLSPLLTTLVEQNPEEMGDLYLDVAEAFLDVGEYNSALPLLSALVCSERYNLAVVWLRHAECLKALGHMERAAESYAKVVDLAPLHLDARISLSTLQQQLGRPEKALEALEQMYDPDTLAQDANAAQQELKLLLHRSTLLYSQGKTYGYIDTLLTMLAMLLKVAMSRAQVCLISSSKSGERHLYLIKVPRNKISDNDDQEAANCDAKAIFAVLTSVLTKDDWWNLLLKAIYSLCDLSRYKEAELLVDSSLEYYSFYDDRQKRKELEYFGLSAAILDKNFRKAYNYIRIMVMENVNKPQLWNIFNQVTMQSQDVRHHRFCLRLMLKNPDNHALCVLNGHNAFVSGSFKHALGQYVQAFRANPDEPLYSLCIGLTFIHMASQKYVLKRHALLVQGFSFLHRYLDLRGPCQETFYNLGRSLHQLGLLHLAIHYYQKVLELPPLTLEGIETDQTDLRRDTAFNLSLIYHSSGNTRMAQKMLYTYAVV